From one Pseudopipra pipra isolate bDixPip1 chromosome 2, bDixPip1.hap1, whole genome shotgun sequence genomic stretch:
- the RAB39A gene encoding ras-related protein Rab-39A — MTARWEGGPGGRLGRATAQRTPEAAGPGKPEQPERPGQPEKRRRGAAAGAGQRGAEGTAPAPPHPAQAAGGDHGAEPRERGGGTRDPAPARPPPRRARGPRPAPAGAAPQAPRTPRRRPPAAPMPGVGAIGARCRHRPRRSPRKSPKAEPGQAGAAMDAAIWIYQFRLIVLGDSTVGKSCLLHRFTEGRFPGPLHSDPTVGVDFFSRLVEIEPGKRVKLQLWDTAGQERFRSITRSYYRNSVGGLLVFDLTNRRSFEHVKDWLEEAKMHVQPFQIVFLLVGHKCDLVSQREVTREEAEKLSSDCGMKYIETSAKDATNVEESFTILTRDIYELVKNGEISIQDGWEGVKSGFVPNVVHSSEEAVKPRRQCIC, encoded by the exons ATGACGGCGCGGTGGgagggcggccccggcgggcggCTCGGCCGCGCCACCGCCCAGCGCACACCGGAGGCGGCAGGCCCGGGGAAGCCGGAGCAGCCGGAGCGGCCGGGGCAGCCGGAGAAGCGTAGGCGCGGAgccgcggcgggagcggggcagcGCGGTGCTGAAGGGACAGCGCCCGCTCCGCCCCACCCCGCCCAGGCCGCCGGCGGGGACCACGGCGCGGAgccccgggagcggggcggggggaccCGGGacccggcccccgcccgcccgccgccgcgccgggcGCGGGGGCCCCGTCCTGCCCCCGCGGGAGCCGCGCCCCAGGCCCCGCGCactccccgccgccgcccgcccgccgcgccgaTGCCGGGCGTGGGGGCGATCGGGGCGCGGTGCAGGCACCGGCCGCGGAGgagccccaggaagagccccaAGGCGGAGCCGGGCCAGGCCGGGGCCGCCATGGACGCGGCGATCTGGATCTACCAGTTCCGGCTGATCGTGCTGGGCGACTCCACCGTGGGCAAGTCCTGCCTCCTGCACCGCTTCACCGAGGGCCGCTTCCCGGGGCCGCTGCACTCCGATCCCACCGTGGGGGTGGACTTCTTCTCCCGGTTGGTGGAGATCGAGCCTGGCAAGAGGGtcaagctgcagctctgggacacGGCGGGGCAGGAGCGGTTCAG ATCAATAACACGCTCTTATTATCGCAATTCTGTGGGTGGCTTACTAGTGTTCGACCTCACAAATCGACGATCTTTTGAACATGTGAAAGACTGGCTAGAAGAAGCAAAAATGCACGTGCAGCCCTTTCAAATTGTGTTCCTATTAGTAGGGCACAAATGTGACTTAGTGTCACAGCGTGAGGTTACAAGAGAAGAAGCTGAAAAGCTGTCATCTGACTGTGGTATGAAATATATAGAAACTTCAGCAAAAGATGCCACAAATGTTGAAGAGTCCTTTACAATTCTTACACGAGACATCTATGAACTTGTAAAAAATGGAGAAATCTCAATACAAGATGGATGGGAAGGTGTCAAGAGTGGCTTTGTTCCAAATGTTGTACATTCGTCAGAAGAAGCTGTAAAGCCCAGAAGACAGTGCATCTGCTGA